Below is a window of Haloglycomyces albus DSM 45210 DNA.
GTCGACGGGGTGGCCGCTGAGGCGGGCGCTTCCGTTGAGGGATTCGACTTCGAGTAGGGCGAGGCATCCGGCGACGGTGCCACCGAGTTGTTCGATGAGGCGCGCGCCGGCGGCCATGGATTCGCCGGTGGCGATGACGTCGTCGATCAGAAGGGTGCGGTCACCGGGTTGAATCGCGTCGCGGTGTATTTCGATGGTGACGTCGGAGTATTCGCCCTGGTAGGTTTCCCGGGCAGCGCTGCGGGGTAGTTTTCCACTCTTTCGTATCGGCACGAGGGGCAGTGCGGTGCGGTCGGCCAGTGGGGCGGCCCAGAGGAATCCACGAGCATCGAAGGCGGCAATGCGGTCGTGGGGGTGGGCGGCGGCGAGGCGCTGCAATCCGTCGAGAGAGGCGCGAAAGGCAGGCGGGTCGTTCAGTAGCGGGGTTATGTCGCGGAATCCGACTCCGGGTTTGGGGAAGTCGGGTACGACGGGCACGTATTCTGTCAGATCCACCCGCCCACTTTAGCGTTTAGACGGCTGAACGGGGTCGGTGACGAGTGTTGTTGTGGTGTTTTTCCCTTTGTTTGACGGCTGTCACCGTCATGGTGGGTTTAGAAGTAGGTGAGGTAGGCGTCGATGACGTGGGTATCGTCGACGACGGGGATGAGGCGCCATTTGTCGAACATGGTGCACGGATGGGACATGGCGAGGTCGACGGTGTCGCCGACGGCGAGCGCGGTGGTGTCTCCGGTGACGATGAGGTGTTGGTCGGCGATGGATTGTGTGTGGGCGTTGAGGTGGAGGGGTTGCGGCAGGCCTTGGTCGAAGGAGTAGTCGCGGCGTCCGCCGTCGAGTATTGCGGTGTTGGCTTCGGGTAGGGAGATGACGCGGGCTCGGCCGCGGACGGCGGGGTGGAGTCGGGGGCCGTCGTTGCCGCGTTCGGCGGGGGCGATGTGGCCGTAGAAGCCGTGGTCGTGGACGACGTAGGCTCCGGCGCGGAGGATGACGCGGTGTTGGTCGGCGAGGAGGGCGGCGATGCGGTCGTAGTAGGTGCTTCCTCCGACGGTGATGGCGGGGTTGGGGACGTCGTAGTCGAGGGTGTGGTGGGCGGTGGCGAGTTGTTGGAGGTAGGTGTCGATGGCGGCGAGGGCGGCGGTGTCGGTTTGTCCGGTGACGCTGCCTTCGTAGCCGCCGACTCCGACAAGTCGTAGGTGGTGGGAGTGGTGGACGGCGGTGGCGGTGGCGGTGAGTTGGGTGAGGTCGCGGGCGCCGCAACGTCCGCCGGTGGTGCCGAGTTCGGCGTAGACGTCGAGGGGGCCGTGGGCGTGGGCGTCGAGGTGGGTGACGGTGTCGGGGTGGTCGGCGAAGACGCTGATGGTGGCGCCGTGTTCGGACAGTTGAGAGAGCCAGGCGATGGCGGCGGGGTCGGTGATGTCGTTGGCGATGAGGATGTTGTGGATTCCGGCGTGGTAGGCGATGGCGGCTTGGGGCCCGTTGGCGACGGTGATGGCCGGTGCTCCGTGGTCGATTTGTTGTTTCCAGACGGCGGGGGCCATGGTGGCTTTTCCGTGGGGGGCGTGTTCGATTCCTTTTTCTTTGCACCAGGAGGACATGGCGGTGATGTTGTGGCGCAGGGTGGGGGCGTGCAGGGTGATGGTGGGGGTGGGTAGGTCGGTGATGGCCGGTTTGGTGGCGAGCCATTGGTGGAGGGTGAGTCCCCATGCGCTGGGTGGTAGGGCGTGGTAGGCGGGGGTGAGTGTGTCGGGTGTGGAGGGAAGTGCCATGGTGTCCGCTTTCCGATCTGCATTATTTGTAAGCTATCCTAACAACATGACTGAGAAACAGGCAATCCGAACCGACCAGGCACCCAAGCCCGCCCACGCGTTCCCGCAAGGCATCCGCAAGGGGCCGATCGTGCAGGTATCCGGCCAGGGGCCGGTGGACCCGGAGAGCGGCGAATACCTGTATCAGGGTGATATTAAAGCTCAGACCCGCAGGGTCTTGGAAAATCTCACCGCCATCGTGACCGCCGGCGGTGCCGGGTTCGACGACATTGTGATGTTGCGGGTCTACGTCACCGATCGCGCTCACTTCGCCGGGCTCAATGAGGCCTATGCGGAGTTCGTCGAAAAACACACCACCACCGGCGTCCCTTACCCGTCACGCACGACCGTCGTCTGCGATCTTCCTCGCCCGGAGATGCTGGTCGAGATCGATGCCATGGCGGTTGTGGACTAGGCTTCGGTCGACCGCCGTCGTCACGTCCCCGAGTTCGATCACCTCCTCCACCCCACAATGGAAAGTAGGTTCTCCATGTTGGACGCCGTCTGCCTCGGTGAATCCATGGTCGTGGGATCGGTCGTTCCGCCGTTGCGCCTGCGGGACGCCGATTCGGTGGCCCTAGAGTGTGCCGGAGCCGAATCGAACGTCGCCATCGCCTTGGCGGCGCTGGGACACGACGTCGCCTGGGTCGGTCGTCTCGGCGGTGATCCCTTTGGCGGACGAATCATCGACACGCTCCGTCGCGCGAACGTAGATGTTCGTGGCGTGGAATACGATTCGTCCGCGCCGACCGGGATGTACTTCAAAGACCCCACCAGGGACGGAACCCGCGTCCACTATTACCGATCCCAATCGGCGGCGTCCACGATGAGCCCACGGTTTTTGACGCGGCTTCCCTCCACACGCCTGGTACATCTATCAGGCGTCACCGCCGCTCTCTCACCATCGTGTGCTGACATGATGACCGCGGCCATCGTCGATCGTGCGGTGGGGGCCGACGCCGTGGTCAGTTTCGACGTCAACCAACGCAGCGCCCTCTGGCCCGCCGAACGGGCCGGGCCGGTTCTCAAGGCACTGGCAGACGCGGCGGACATCGTCTTCGTCGGCCTCGACGAGGCGAATAAGCTCTGGGGACTCGACACCGCCGAAGCGGTTCGAGCACTTCTGCCCCACCCCACCGCCCTGATCGTCAAGAACGCCGACGTGGGAGCGACGCTCTTTCTCCGCCACGACGCACCGCGCTTCGTTCCGGCGCTGGACGTCGACGTCGTCGAACCGGTCGGGGCCGGCGACGCGTTCGCCTCCGGAGTCTTGAGCGCGGTATTGGCGGAAGCGCCGGCGTCGGCCTGGCTCCAGATGGGGCACTACATGGCCTCCCTGGCTCTGAGCCGCACCGGAGACATCGTCACCGACCCCGACCTCGGCCATGTCCGTGCGATCATGAGTGCCCCGTCGTCCACCGACCAACGCGCCACCGATTCCGTGTAGATCCCAAGTGACAGGAACACCGTGAGTACCTTCGACGAACTGTTCGGCACCGAAAGTGTCATGCTCATCCTCCGCAATCTCTCCGCGACCGACACCGTGGCCACCGCAGAGGCCGCCTGGGAGCTCGGCGTGGTTCTGGTGGAAATTCCCATTGGACAAACCGATCAGATTCCCGCCCTGCGTGCCACCGTGTCGGCCGCTCAAGCCCGCGGTTTGACCGTCGGGGCAGGAACGGTCACCACTCCTGCCCACGTGTCGGCGGCGGTGGAGGCCGGCGCCGCCTACGCCGTCTCCCCCGGACTCTCCGAGGAGGTAGCGTCCGAGTGCCGCCGTGTCGGCATTCCCTACCTTCCGGGGGTCGCCACGCCCACCGAGGTACAGCGAGCGCTCGATCTGGGATTGGAGTGGGTCAAGGTCTTCCCCGCCTCCACCCTGGGTCCACGCTGGTTCAAGGCCGTACGCGGACCGTTTCCCGACGTGAAAATGGTCGCCACCGGCGGGATAGCTCCTGCGGTAGCCGACGACTATCTCGACGCCGGAGCCCGGATCGTGGGAATGGGATCGGCCCTCAACGAGCCCGAACAGCTACGCCCCCTCCTGCGGCGGTGACATCGGTGCTGCTGATCAAAAACGCCACCGTCGTCGACGGCACCGGACGCGCCGCACAACGTGGCGACGTGGCCGTCTCCGGCGGCATCGTCCACTCCGTTGGAACCGACCTTCCTACTCCCCGCCACGGCCGCGTCATCGACGCCACCGGTCTCACCGTCACCCCCGGTTTCATCGACATGCACGCCCACTCCGATCTCGCCGCACTCGACAGCGACCACGAGGGAAAGATCGCCCAAGGCTGCACCACCGAAGTCGTCGGACAGGATGGACTGTCCTATGTCCCCAGCACCGACGGGATCGCCGAGGAACTGGCCGAAACGCTCAGCGCCTGGAACGGCCCCGGTAGGCCCCCGTGGCGCACCGTCGCCGACTACCTGAACGCCGCCGACGAGGACGCGGTCACCAACCTCGCCTATCTCCTGCCGCATGGAACGATCCGTATGGCGGCCATGGGGTGGCAACGGCGCCCACCCACTGCCGTCGAGATGGAGGCGATGCACTCGGCCGTCACCGTCGGAATGCGGCAGGGAGCGTTCGGGCTGTCGGCGGGGCTGACCTATGCGCCCGGAATGTACGCCGACACGGACGAACTGGTGGAACTCTGCCGCGTCGTCGGCCGACACCACGGCTTCTTCGCTCCCCACCAACGCTCCTACGGAGCGGGAGCCCTGGACGGATACCGCGAAATGCTTGATATCGGGCGGCAGTCCGGATGCGCCGTTCACCTGGCCCACGCCACCATGAACTTCCCGGTCAACGCCGGACGGGCCGAAGAATTCCTTACCGCGGTCGACCAGGCACGACATTCCGGAGTCGACGTCAGCCTCGACTCCTATCCCTACCTCGCCGGAATGACCAAACTGTCGGCCCTACTACCCGGATGGGCCGTCACCGGCGACCTCGACGAACAACTGCGCCTGCTGGCCGACCCGGATATACGACAACGCATCGTTCACGACCTCGACGTGGTCGGTTCCGACGGCGCCCATGGGGTCCCAGTCGACTGGGACGGCATAGAAATCGCCGGAGTCGTCGCCGACGAACTGCGCCACCTCTCGGGAACGACCGTCAGCGCCGCTTCCGGTTCCCGATCGAGCGCGGAATACTATCTGGACCTACTGATCGCCGATCGACTACGGTCGACTTGTTTGATGCACGTGGGCCACGAGGACAATCTCCGCCGGATCATGCGCCACGAGACGCATACCGGTTCCAGCGACGGCCTCCTGCACGGTTCGCGGCTTCACCCGCGCGCCTGGGGTTCGTTTCCGCAATATCTGGGCCGCTACGTGCGCGAAGAAAACGTTCTCTCACTTGAGGAGTGCGTTCACCACCTCACCGGTCGCGCCGCACGGCGACTCGGGCTCGTCGACCGGGGAACGCTCCAACCCGGGGCGGCCGCCGACATAGCGGTGTTCGACGCCGACCAGGTAGCCGCCACGGCGACGTTCACCGAGGCGAAGCAACGACCGGTCGGCATCCCCTATGTGTTCGTCAACGGTGAAGCGGTCGTCGACGACGGTGACCTAACCGGTCGTCGGCCCGGGCACGCGCTACGCCGACCGACCGGCTGACACGAATAGTTTGATTCGGTCCGAGACGTAGCGGACGCCTGCGTCTCGGACCGGGCGTTAAAAGCGACGTATGGCGCCGAAAAGACGGTCGCCGGCGTCCCCCAGGCCTGGAACGATATAGGCGTCCGAGTTGAGTCCCTCGTCCACCGACGCGGTCGTCATGCGCAATGGGAGTCCCGACTCCTTCAATCGGTCGATCCCTTCCGGCGCCGCCAAGGCACAGATGACGGTGATGTCGTCGCAACCGCGATCGGCCAGCAACGAACAACTGTGCACCAGCGAACCGCCGGTCGCCACCATCGGGTCCAGCACAATGGCACGTGCGCCGGTCAGATCCTCCGGCAACGACTCCATGTAGGCGCGCGGCTCAAAGGTCTTCTCATCACGTGCCAGACCCACGAACCCCATGGTCGACTCGGGAATCAACTTCCGCGCCGCATCGGCCATCCCCAATCCCGCACGCAGGACCGGAACCAACAGCGGCGGATTGCTCAGACGATAGCCGTCGGTGGCGGCCACGGGAGTCGAGATCGGCTCGGTGCGTGCCGCCATATCCCGAGTGGCCTCGTACACCAACAGGGACGTGAGTTCATCCAGGGCGGAACGAAATTCGCTGCCGCCGGTTTCCTTGTTTCGCAGGACGCTCAATCGGGTCGCGACCAACGGGTGACTTACTACGTTTACATCCACGGTCCCCACTGTAAACGGCCATTACCGGCGGTGGAGAACCCGCGAGTCCCGCTGTGGTCGCCACGTCCCCATACCGGGCGTCTAGGCGAGGGAATCGAGTCGTTCACGCCACTGTCGCACCTTGGCCGCCTCCACCGGACGGTCCCAGCCCGAACGAGCCGCCGAACCGATATGGAAGGCACGCAGACCCGCCTGATAAAGACCCTCAAGATGGTCGGGCTTCAAACCCCCACCCACCAGAGTCCGATCCACCGGACGTCGGGTCGTCAAAGTGTCCGTCCCGACCGGCACTCCGTCAGCCGAACCCGCCGTCAAAACGGCGTCCAGACCGGGAAGGGAGGCCACCTCCTCCCACACCGCCACCGCATCGGCGGCGTGATCGATGGCGCGGTGGAACGTCCACGGACGGCCCACCGCACGGGCCAGACGCTCGGTCGCCGACCGGTCCAGTTCGCCCGAAGAAGTAAGGAAACCGAATACGAACCCCTCCGCACCGGCGCGGCGCAGCAGTTCGGCCTGCCGTTGCAGCGCCTCCAGATCGGCATCGGTGGTGGTGAACCCGTCTCCGCTACGCAGCATCACCCGCTGTGGCAGATCGGTGGCGGCCGCAATGGCCTCCACCGTCTCGACCGCCGGAGTCAGACCGTCGCGATCCATGTCGGCGACGACCTCCAACCGATCCGCACCACCCGCCTCGGCGGCGGCCGCATCGGCGGCGTCCAAAGCGATGACTTCCAACAAGGCTCGTGATGTGTTCGTGCTATTCACCACTCGAGTGTGCCATTGAGGTCACGTCACCGCCGCAAAAACGGTCAGTGATCTTTACCGTTTATGGAAACCGCCGCGTTGCCACTGCGCGTGATAGGCGATGACGGCCAAGGACGTCGACACGTTCAATGAATCGGCGTATCCGATCATGGGGATCACGATCCGCTCACTCGCCGCCTCCACCAGCGACGACGTCAATCCAGCGTGCTCGGCTCCCACCGCCACAGCGACTCCGCCGGAATAGTCGACCTCACCGTAAAAGCGCGCCGAGTCCGGGGTCGCCGCGATCAGGCGGATGTCGCCTTCGGCCAGCCAGGTCAGCGTCTCGGCCAAGCCCGCCGAGGCGTGCGGAACGGAGAACACCATCCCCTTCGACGCACGCACCACATTCGGATTGCCCCAATCCACCACCGCATCGGTGGCAATCACCGCGTCGGCTCCCACCCCGTCGGCGGTACGGAGAATCGCACCGAGATTGCCCGGCTTTTCAACACCCTCCACCACCAGCACCAGTGGGTCGGAGCCAACGCTCAGATCGTCCAGATACCGCTCCGGCAAAGGGGCCGTCGCCAACCAGCCGTCCGGCGACTCCCGGTAGGCCATCTTGGCGAACACCTCGGAACTCACCGATACCAGCGTCGAACCGGCCTCACCGGCGGCGGCCGCGAATTCCGACACCTCGTCATCATTCACGAGATCAGGGCTGTAAAACACCGTCCTGGGGCGCACCCCGGCGGCAAACGCCGCCCGCAGCTCCGCCTTGGCCTCCACCACCGTCAATCCGGTACGCCGCCGGGCACGTCGCTTCTTCAGCGCGACGACGTTCTTTACCTGTTCATTATGGAGACTGGTGATGTGTTTGGGCTTCGCGTTCACGACTTCAGCCTAGCGTCGTCACGATCGCCGCCACCCGCACCGTCGGCCATCTGTAGCACGGCGCAACCGGCATCGGTCCGCCAGTCCGGATTGGCGGCACTGAGCTCGCGCACCGTCACAGGGTCGATACCGACGGCCAGATCGCTCTTCATCACCCGCAGTGCCACGACCGCGGTGGGAAACGTCGCCACCGCCTCCCCGAAATCCTGGTCGTAGTCGTGGTGGCGGTCCTCCATGAGACGGCGATAATTCAAGTCCCCCTTCAATACCACCAGCGACGCCCGACGGAAACGCTCCCACAGGTCGGTCGGCACATGCGTGAACGTCCGCGGCGCGGTATAAAACCAGTGCGTATCGATCACCAGGCGACCGCTCGCGATCCACTCGCGCAGCCGTTCGGCGATCGCTCGCACCGAATCGTGTGGAGCGTCCGCCAACGCGCGCAGGGCGGAAACCAAGTCCCCGCCGGTGGCGTCGGAGACGAAATACGGGTGGTTCTTCACATGAATCTCCACCCGTGCGGCCGTTTCCTCCCGTAGCAGTTGGTCGACCAACACCAGGTCGGCGATGATTTCACTGCCGGCATTATCGGCCACGATGATGACCGTGCCGGGCGCAGCGGCGTCGAGATAGCCCCATAGGGCGTCACCGTCGTCGGCCAGCAGGCGACGCCGAGTCGACGCGTCCCCCACCCCCGGATCGTCGATGCTCACCGCGAGGTCGGCCAGATTGCCCCACAGCGAACCACGCAGCACCGCCTGACGGCGCTCGTCGCGGCCGAGCCCGTTCAACGCGGCCAGATTGTTCCAGCGGTCCCGCAATCGGTCGATTTCCAGCTCCCGGTTCTTCTTTGGACCGAACGGGTCGATCCCCCACCAGGGAGAATCAATGCTGAAATACTCCAACGCCAACAGCAGCTTGCGGTAGAAAACCGATTCCGCCCAGAAGAAGTTCACCTCACTCCACCGACGTCCGATCGCCGGCTTCACCTCGTGTTCCCACTGGGCGGCGTGCGGCCCGACGGCGGGAAGGGGCTGAACGGTACCCGTGGTGGTCTCTTCTAGGAGGTCGTCCAGGGCCGCCCGCACCGAATTCGGATAGGGGAAGGTGTCAACCAACTCCGCCAGCATCGCCGGATGTCGCCGGTGGAAGACGCCCCAACCGTAGTCGTCCGGGCTCTTGATGCCGATGGGTTCGTTGCGATGGGGATGCGACACGGTAAAGCCAATCTGTGCACTCGAATGTCGACGGTCAACGCCATGGTACCGCCGCGTGGAGGGAATCCTCGCGGGCAAAAACGCGAATCCCACTTCCGGCGGCGACCGAGGCTCCATACTGTTCGAGCAGAATTCTCATATTAGTGAGGTGGGTTATGTTCGATCTGTTGACCCGCAATTGGGGCTGGATACTGGCACGCGGGGTGTTGCTGGTCCTCTTCGGCCTCTTTGCCCTGATATGGCCCGATGTGACCCTGCTGGTTCTCGTGGTCATGTTCGGTGCCTACGCCTTGGTCGACGGGATATTCGCGATCGTCTCCGGAGCGAGCGGTCAAGGCGAGGGCCGCGGCCTGCTGATTTTTTCGGGGATTCTCGGCGTTCTCATCGGTCTCATGGTCTTTCTTTGGCCCGAGTCGAGCGCCCTGGCGCTGCTGATCCTGATAGCCGTCTGGGCGATCATCATCGGTGTCGCCTATATTGCCAAGGGGATCAGCTTGACCGGCGACAACGGGGGACGTTGGCTGCTGATCCTGTCGGGAATCCTGGGCGTCGTTCTCGGTTTCCTGCTCATGCTTCGTCCCGGCGAAGGCATCCTGGCGATGCTGTGGCTCATCGGAGTGTTCGCGATTCTATGGGGTGTGGTGGCCATCGTTTCGTCCATCCGTCTGAAGAAACTGCGGGACACTGCCACGATTTCCACCACCTAGTCGTGTGCCGGGGCGAGTGATGCGATCGCTCGCCCCGGTGCGCTGGCAACAGCGTCTAGCGCCCCACCTCAAGAACGATCTTCCCTCGGGTTCGCCCCGTTTGGCTTTCCTCCCACGCTTCGGCGGCATCGTCCAGATCGAACACCTGGGAAACATTGACGTACAGCATCCCGTCTTCGCACATGCGCGCGAGAGTATCCAAGTCGTCGGCGTCCGGCTCCACGAACACGTAGGTCCCGCCCACCGAAGTGACTTCCCGATCGGCGATCGACACGATTCGCTTGGGGTCGGAGACCAGAGGAAGGGAAGCCCGTACCGCCTCGCTTCCAATGAAGTCCAGCACCAGTGACGGCTGGTCGTCTCCCAGGCATTCCTGAATGCGTTCGATGACTCCCGGGCCGTACGTCACCGCTTCGGCACCCAGGCCGTTCAGGTAACCGTGATTACGTTCCGAAGCGGTACCCACAATGCGCTTGGCTCCCATAGCCCGAGCCAATTGCACCGCCATGGTTCCCACTCCCCCGGCCGCGGCATGAATGACCACGACATCGTCCTCACGCATCTGCGCGGCCGTCAGACATTGATAGGCCGTCAACCCGGCCAGGGGCAGTCCGGCGGATTCCTCCCAGCCCAGGTTCTGCGGGCGTCGCGTGATCATATGCGGTTCGGCCTTCGTATATTCGCCGTACGTTCCCCAACGGGCACGCGGATAGCGTACGTACCCCATGACCTCGTCGCCGACGGTGAAATCGGTGATGTCACCGCCTACGCCCTCGATGACCCCCGCGACGTCCCAGCCGGGGATCAGGGGAAACTCACCCGGTATGGCAGCGTCCAGGTACCCGGCCGCCACCTTCCAGTCGACCGGATTCACCCCCGCGTTCACCACCCGGATCAGTACTTCCCCGTCCGAAATCGTCGGGGCGGGTACCTCGTCCATGCGCAATTTCTCGACCGACCCGTATTCGGGCATCACTACAGCTCTCATGCCTTCCATCTCATCATGCTTCGCCTGGTTCCGACCTCCAAAGGACAAACCTGCGAGTCGTGATCGACGACTGAGGTCGATCGCGCGCCTGGGAACGACGCCGTGTTTTACAGTAGGGTTCATGTTGGCTTGGGTGGTATTGGCGATTTCCGGGGCATTCGAAACCGTATGGGCGATCGCCCTGGACCGGGCCGAGGGTTTCACACGGCTGTGGCCAAGTATCGTCTTCCTGGTCGCCTTGGCCATCAGTATGAGTGGACTCGGCTGGGCGATGAAGGAAATTCCCGTGGGCACGGCCTATGCGGTGTGGGTCGGTATCGGTGCGTCCTTGACCGCGTTGTACGGAATGATCGTTCTGGACGAGCCGGCCACCATTGCCCGTGTCGTGTGCCTGGTTCTTAT
It encodes the following:
- a CDS encoding adenine phosphoribosyltransferase, whose product is MDLTEYVPVVPDFPKPGVGFRDITPLLNDPPAFRASLDGLQRLAAAHPHDRIAAFDARGFLWAAPLADRTALPLVPIRKSGKLPRSAARETYQGEYSDVTIEIHRDAIQPGDRTLLIDDVIATGESMAAGARLIEQLGGTVAGCLALLEVESLNGSARLSGHPVDTLLGKL
- a CDS encoding RidA family protein, whose amino-acid sequence is MTEKQAIRTDQAPKPAHAFPQGIRKGPIVQVSGQGPVDPESGEYLYQGDIKAQTRRVLENLTAIVTAGGAGFDDIVMLRVYVTDRAHFAGLNEAYAEFVEKHTTTGVPYPSRTTVVCDLPRPEMLVEIDAMAVVD
- a CDS encoding sugar kinase; amino-acid sequence: MLDAVCLGESMVVGSVVPPLRLRDADSVALECAGAESNVAIALAALGHDVAWVGRLGGDPFGGRIIDTLRRANVDVRGVEYDSSAPTGMYFKDPTRDGTRVHYYRSQSAASTMSPRFLTRLPSTRLVHLSGVTAALSPSCADMMTAAIVDRAVGADAVVSFDVNQRSALWPAERAGPVLKALADAADIVFVGLDEANKLWGLDTAEAVRALLPHPTALIVKNADVGATLFLRHDAPRFVPALDVDVVEPVGAGDAFASGVLSAVLAEAPASAWLQMGHYMASLALSRTGDIVTDPDLGHVRAIMSAPSSTDQRATDSV
- a CDS encoding bifunctional 4-hydroxy-2-oxoglutarate aldolase/2-dehydro-3-deoxy-phosphogluconate aldolase yields the protein MSTFDELFGTESVMLILRNLSATDTVATAEAAWELGVVLVEIPIGQTDQIPALRATVSAAQARGLTVGAGTVTTPAHVSAAVEAGAAYAVSPGLSEEVASECRRVGIPYLPGVATPTEVQRALDLGLEWVKVFPASTLGPRWFKAVRGPFPDVKMVATGGIAPAVADDYLDAGARIVGMGSALNEPEQLRPLLRR
- a CDS encoding N-acyl-D-amino-acid deacylase family protein encodes the protein MLLIKNATVVDGTGRAAQRGDVAVSGGIVHSVGTDLPTPRHGRVIDATGLTVTPGFIDMHAHSDLAALDSDHEGKIAQGCTTEVVGQDGLSYVPSTDGIAEELAETLSAWNGPGRPPWRTVADYLNAADEDAVTNLAYLLPHGTIRMAAMGWQRRPPTAVEMEAMHSAVTVGMRQGAFGLSAGLTYAPGMYADTDELVELCRVVGRHHGFFAPHQRSYGAGALDGYREMLDIGRQSGCAVHLAHATMNFPVNAGRAEEFLTAVDQARHSGVDVSLDSYPYLAGMTKLSALLPGWAVTGDLDEQLRLLADPDIRQRIVHDLDVVGSDGAHGVPVDWDGIEIAGVVADELRHLSGTTVSAASGSRSSAEYYLDLLIADRLRSTCLMHVGHEDNLRRIMRHETHTGSSDGLLHGSRLHPRAWGSFPQYLGRYVREENVLSLEECVHHLTGRAARRLGLVDRGTLQPGAAADIAVFDADQVAATATFTEAKQRPVGIPYVFVNGEAVVDDGDLTGRRPGHALRRPTG
- the upp gene encoding uracil phosphoribosyltransferase — protein: MDVNVVSHPLVATRLSVLRNKETGGSEFRSALDELTSLLVYEATRDMAARTEPISTPVAATDGYRLSNPPLLVPVLRAGLGMADAARKLIPESTMGFVGLARDEKTFEPRAYMESLPEDLTGARAIVLDPMVATGGSLVHSCSLLADRGCDDITVICALAAPEGIDRLKESGLPLRMTTASVDEGLNSDAYIVPGLGDAGDRLFGAIRRF
- a CDS encoding copper homeostasis protein CutC, whose translation is MNSTNTSRALLEVIALDAADAAAAEAGGADRLEVVADMDRDGLTPAVETVEAIAAATDLPQRVMLRSGDGFTTTDADLEALQRQAELLRRAGAEGFVFGFLTSSGELDRSATERLARAVGRPWTFHRAIDHAADAVAVWEEVASLPGLDAVLTAGSADGVPVGTDTLTTRRPVDRTLVGGGLKPDHLEGLYQAGLRAFHIGSAARSGWDRPVEAAKVRQWRERLDSLA
- a CDS encoding TrmH family RNA methyltransferase; the encoded protein is MNAKPKHITSLHNEQVKNVVALKKRRARRRTGLTVVEAKAELRAAFAAGVRPRTVFYSPDLVNDDEVSEFAAAAGEAGSTLVSVSSEVFAKMAYRESPDGWLATAPLPERYLDDLSVGSDPLVLVVEGVEKPGNLGAILRTADGVGADAVIATDAVVDWGNPNVVRASKGMVFSVPHASAGLAETLTWLAEGDIRLIAATPDSARFYGEVDYSGGVAVAVGAEHAGLTSSLVEAASERIVIPMIGYADSLNVSTSLAVIAYHAQWQRGGFHKR
- a CDS encoding damage-control phosphatase ARMT1 family protein, with protein sequence MSHPHRNEPIGIKSPDDYGWGVFHRRHPAMLAELVDTFPYPNSVRAALDDLLEETTTGTVQPLPAVGPHAAQWEHEVKPAIGRRWSEVNFFWAESVFYRKLLLALEYFSIDSPWWGIDPFGPKKNRELEIDRLRDRWNNLAALNGLGRDERRQAVLRGSLWGNLADLAVSIDDPGVGDASTRRRLLADDGDALWGYLDAAAPGTVIIVADNAGSEIIADLVLVDQLLREETAARVEIHVKNHPYFVSDATGGDLVSALRALADAPHDSVRAIAERLREWIASGRLVIDTHWFYTAPRTFTHVPTDLWERFRRASLVVLKGDLNYRRLMEDRHHDYDQDFGEAVATFPTAVVALRVMKSDLAVGIDPVTVRELSAANPDWRTDAGCAVLQMADGAGGGDRDDARLKS
- a CDS encoding HdeD family acid-resistance protein, yielding MFDLLTRNWGWILARGVLLVLFGLFALIWPDVTLLVLVVMFGAYALVDGIFAIVSGASGQGEGRGLLIFSGILGVLIGLMVFLWPESSALALLILIAVWAIIIGVAYIAKGISLTGDNGGRWLLILSGILGVVLGFLLMLRPGEGILAMLWLIGVFAILWGVVAIVSSIRLKKLRDTATISTT
- a CDS encoding NADP-dependent oxidoreductase, producing MRAVVMPEYGSVEKLRMDEVPAPTISDGEVLIRVVNAGVNPVDWKVAAGYLDAAIPGEFPLIPGWDVAGVIEGVGGDITDFTVGDEVMGYVRYPRARWGTYGEYTKAEPHMITRRPQNLGWEESAGLPLAGLTAYQCLTAAQMREDDVVVIHAAAGGVGTMAVQLARAMGAKRIVGTASERNHGYLNGLGAEAVTYGPGVIERIQECLGDDQPSLVLDFIGSEAVRASLPLVSDPKRIVSIADREVTSVGGTYVFVEPDADDLDTLARMCEDGMLYVNVSQVFDLDDAAEAWEESQTGRTRGKIVLEVGR